Proteins found in one Schistocerca serialis cubense isolate TAMUIC-IGC-003099 chromosome 5, iqSchSeri2.2, whole genome shotgun sequence genomic segment:
- the LOC126481837 gene encoding uncharacterized protein LOC126481837 gives MKTLQKVQKINRVTDGTLNLSLLYARDEKCTDPIIGYVASDWTGDKVDRKSTSGYFFKFLGCSVSWASKKQHTMPLLSTESEFVALSMATSEACWLCNLIHRFSGSQRAAVFHEGNVSVISLWKNLQFNHKQKHINVKKKFIRENVFTKKVMLKHNSTNEQ, from the exons ATGAAGACATTGCAAAAAGTGCAGAAAATTAATAGGGTCACTGAT GGAACACTAAATCTGAGTCTGTTATATGCTAGGGATGAAAAGTGTACTGATCCTATAATTGGTTATGTGGCCTCTGATTGGACTGGTGACAAAGTAGACAGAAAGTCCACAAGtggctattttttcaaatttttgggttGCAGTGTTTCGTGGGCATCTAAGAAGCAACACACAATGCCTCTGTTGTCAACAGAATCTGAATTTGTAGCCTTAAGCATGGCAACTAGTGAAGCCTGTTGGCTCTGTAATTTAATTCATAGGTTTTCTGGCAGTCAAAGAGCTGCTGTATTTCATGAAGGCAATGTATCAGTAATAAGCCTTTGGAAGAACCTACAGTTCAATCATAAACAAAAGCacataaatgtgaaaaaaaaatttatcaGAGAGAACGTTTTTACTAAGAAAGTTATGTTAAAGCACAATAGCACAAATGAGCAATAA